In the Phaseolus vulgaris cultivar G19833 chromosome 7, P. vulgaris v2.0, whole genome shotgun sequence genome, one interval contains:
- the LOC137828581 gene encoding uncharacterized protein yields MASTIASTMTSTSTDPDPDAAVRAVRKRYEGLLTVRTRAIKGKGAWYWAHLEPTLVGNAVKLKCSLCDSLFSASNPSRTASEHLKRRTCPNFNHSSLPSPSPISTVHSHSNNGRKRTSSSTSPNQDHSVQHLVLSGGKDDLCALAIFEDSVKKLKSPRNLSHVPPPELTQDQVNSAVELLADWFYESCGSVPLSSLEHPKFQSFLTQLGLPVTLLRREIYGSRLEDRFGVAKAESEARIRDALFFQVGCDGWKGEDCVAKFIVNLPNGTSVFHKVVLGGGVVSSKYAEEILWEVVKGVCENDVQRCVGIVADRFKGKALRNLEVQNHWMVNVACQVQGFTGLIKDFSNNLQLFRVVTENSLKVANFINTESQVRGSFLRYRIQELECAGLVRVPSPKCNVLKDFTSVFPMLEDLLRCAAVIQMVVMEDAFKVACMEDPLAREIAGILQSEGFWNELEAVYSLVKLIRGVVQDIEAERPLVGRCLPLWEEVRTKVKEWCVKYSVVVEPVEEILENRFRKNYHPAWSAAFILDPLYLVKDASGKYLPPFNYLTREQEKDVDKLLTRLASREEAHVVLMELMKWRSEGLDPLYAQAVQMKQQDPITGKMKIANPLSSRLVWETCLSEFKSLRKLAVRLIFLHATSCGFKNNYSFIRKISAQKHSRISLERAQKMIYIAAHAKLERQDFSNEEEKEAELLAMEGSDDGMLADVFANAPLIGGIA; encoded by the exons ATGGCTTCCACCATCGCTTCCACAATGACTTCCACCTCCACCGATCCCGACCCCGACGCTGCCGTGAGGGCGGTGAGGAAGCGCTACGAGGGCCTTCTGACAGTGCGCACGCGCGCGATCAAAGGCAAAGGCGCCTGGTACTGGGCCCACCTCGAGCCCACTCTCGTCGGCAACGCGGTGAAGCTCAAGTGCTCCCTCTGCGACTCTCTCTTCTCCGCCTCCAACCCTTCTCGAACCGCTTCCGAGCATCTCAAGCGTCGCACGTGTCCCAATTTCAACCACTCCTCGTTGCCTTCGCCGTCTCCTATTTCCACCGTGCACTCCCACTCCAACAACGGCAGAAAGAGAACCTCCTCCTCAACCTCTCCGAATCAAGACCATTCCGTTCAGCATTTGGTGTTGTCCGGTGGGAAAGATGATTTGTGTGCTCTCGCTATTTTCGAAGACAGTGTGAAGAAGCTCAAGAGTCCTAGGAATTTGTCGCATGTTCCTCCTCCTGAGTTAACCCAGGACCAGGTTAACTCCGCTGTTGAGTTATTAGCAGATTGGTTCTATGAGTCTTGTGGCTCTGTGCCTCTCTCTTCTCTTGAACACCCCAAGTTTCAGTCCTTTCTCACCCAGCTGGGTTTGCCGGTGACTCTGTTGAGACGCGAGATATATGGTTCTAGGCTCGAGGATAGGTTCGGGGTGGCCAAGGCTGAGTCCGAAGCTAGAATCAGAGACGCACTGTTTTTTCAAGTTGGGTGTGATGGTTGGAAGGGCGAGGATTGTGTGGCGAAGTTTATAGTGAACCTTCCCAATGGGACTAGCGTGTTCCACAAGGTGGTGCTTGGTGGGGGGGTGGTGTCGTCTAAGTATGCTGAGGAGATATTGTGGGAGGTGGTGAAGGGCGTTTGTGAAAATGATGTGCAGAGGTGTGTTGGGATTGTTGCAGACAGGTTTAAGGGCAAGGCGTTGAGGAACTTGGAAGTTCAAAACCATTGGATGGTGAATGTTGCTTGTCAGGTTCAAGGGTTCACGGGTTTGATCAAGGATTTTAGCAACAACCTCCAACTTTTCAGGGTAGTCACTGAGAATTCTCTCAAGGTTGCTAATTTTATCAACACTGAGTCTCAGGTTAGGGGTAGTTTTCTCAGGTACCGGATTCAGGAGCTGGAGTGTGCCGGGCTGGTTCGGGTTCCCTCTCCCAAATGTAACGTGTTGAAGGACTTCACATCTGTGTTTCCAATGCTGGAGGACCTCCTGAGATGTGCTGCCGTTATCCAAATGGTGGTGATGGAGGACGCGTTTAAGGTGGCGTGTATGGAGGACCCACTGGCCAGAGAGATTGCCGGGATTCTTCAGAGTGAGGGGTTCTGGAATGAACTGGAGGCGGTTTATTCGCTGGTCAAGCTCATCAGAGGAGTGGTTCAGGACATTGAGGCTGAGAGGCCGTTGGTTGGTCGGTGTTTGCCTCTCTGGGAGGAGGTTAGAACCAAGGTGAAGGAGTGGTGTGTTAAGTACAGTGTTGTGGTAGAACCTGTGGAGGAAATACTTGAAAATCGATTCAGGAAGAATTATCACCCTGCATGGTCAGCTGCATTTATACTTGATCCTCTTTACTTGGTTAAAGATGCAAGTGGAAAGTACCTTCCTCCGTTCAACTACTTAACTCGTGAACAAGAGAAAGATGTTGATAAGTTATTGACGAGGCTGGCTTCGCGAGAAGAAGCTCATGTTGTGTTGATGGAGCTCATGAAGTGGAGATCAGAAGGGCTTGACCCTCTTTATGCACAGGCTGTGCAGATGAAACAACAAGACCCCATTACAGGGAAGATGAAGATAGCAAATCCACTTAGCAGTAGACTTGTTTGGGAAACTTGCCTCAGCGAATTTAAATCCCTACGGAAGCTTGCAGTGAGGCTCATTTTTCTGCATGCAACCTCATGTGGATTTAAGAATAATTATTCTTTCATCAGGAAGATATCTGCTCAGAAGCACTCGAGAATTTCCTTGGAAAGAGCTCAGAAAATGATATATATTGCAGCTCATGCCAAGCTTGAAAGACAAGATTTTTCCAATGAGGAAGAGAAGGAGGCAGAACTGCTTGCTATGGAAGGTAGTGATGATGGCATGCTGGCTGACGTCTTTGCCAATGCACCCTTAAT AGGTGGCATTGCTTGA